The following coding sequences are from one Bacteroidales bacterium window:
- a CDS encoding sugar transferase — MTKIVKHKKDFNSLLTIIDLIVTVFSYFLAYFLINIINTDYFRFDRDYVIMLILIIPTWAILLYTSNLTTIPRTRSYVSIFMTFINFNFAGFALLFLYKHLFGLHNFSHFVIISFSIINLLSLYFVRILTYKVFKYYRANGHNISNIVIYGDERSEQFIDSLLQHPEWGFRILMIVTNSAWLKKKFGSTIRIYPDKINLKNILDIDIIDEIICCKCNIEDEKIRALVEMCEEIGVTIRIQPNRPLKGMADAHITHLEHIPFITIKNTPQNSAAVARKSFFEFWVSFSILFILSPIMFLIALMIKITSKGPVIFKQERVGLRGRKFYMYKFRTMVHNAEQLKAQLEALNESDGPTFKIKRDPRITFVGRILRKTGLDELPQLFNVVKGEMALIGPRPPLPSEVEKYERWHLRRLSVKPGITCTWQIIPNRNEVLFDNWMKLDIQYIDTWSIKNDFQLFIRTIKTVLYGTGY, encoded by the coding sequence ATGACTAAGATTGTTAAGCATAAAAAAGATTTTAATTCGCTCCTTACAATTATTGATCTCATTGTAACTGTATTTTCTTATTTCCTTGCCTATTTTCTTATTAATATAATAAACACTGATTATTTCAGGTTTGACAGGGATTATGTTATCATGCTGATTCTCATAATACCTACATGGGCAATTTTGTTATACACTTCTAACCTCACAACCATCCCAAGAACACGGTCATACGTTTCCATTTTTATGACCTTCATAAACTTTAACTTCGCCGGATTTGCGCTTTTATTTTTATACAAACACCTTTTCGGCCTCCACAATTTCAGCCACTTTGTAATCATTTCATTCAGCATTATCAATCTTCTTTCGCTATACTTTGTCAGAATTCTAACCTATAAAGTATTTAAATATTACAGGGCCAACGGCCATAATATCAGCAATATCGTAATTTACGGAGATGAAAGGTCCGAGCAGTTCATTGACTCCCTTTTACAACATCCTGAGTGGGGTTTCCGGATCCTGATGATTGTCACCAATTCTGCCTGGTTAAAAAAGAAATTCGGATCGACGATCCGCATCTATCCTGATAAAATCAACCTCAAAAATATTCTTGACATTGATATTATTGATGAGATTATTTGCTGCAAGTGCAACATTGAGGATGAAAAAATCAGGGCGCTTGTAGAAATGTGTGAGGAAATCGGTGTTACCATCCGTATTCAACCTAATCGTCCGCTGAAAGGTATGGCAGATGCTCATATTACGCACCTGGAGCACATTCCTTTCATTACAATTAAGAATACACCTCAAAATTCAGCCGCTGTTGCCAGGAAATCTTTCTTCGAATTCTGGGTATCTTTCAGCATCCTGTTCATTCTTTCTCCGATCATGTTTCTTATCGCCTTAATGATTAAAATAACGTCAAAAGGCCCGGTAATCTTTAAACAGGAACGTGTAGGGTTAAGAGGCCGAAAGTTTTATATGTACAAATTCAGGACCATGGTTCACAATGCCGAACAGCTCAAAGCTCAGCTGGAAGCACTGAATGAAAGTGATGGTCCGACATTCAAAATTAAAAGGGATCCACGTATCACCTTTGTCGGAAGAATTCTCAGAAAAACAGGTCTCGACGAATTGCCGCAATTGTTTAACGTTGTTAAAGGCGAGATGGCCCTTATAGGACCCCGTCCTCCCCTGCCCTCCGAAGTTGAAAAATATGAACGCTGGCATTTGCGCCGTTTATCGGTTAAACCCGGAATCACCTGCACCTGGCAGATAATTCCCAACCGCAATGAAGTTTTATTCGATAACTGGATGAAACTCGATATCCAGTACATAGACACATGGTCTATCAAAAATGACTTCCAACTTTTTATCAGAACCATTAAGACGGTTCTTTACGGTACGGGATATTAA
- a CDS encoding polysaccharide biosynthesis/export family protein, which produces MKNNRNYSLMFLSTGILLLVTSCVDVSKLKYVDDASTGSVKNDYKNDRTEKTIQPYDYLYIKIYSLDEKTNNIFNERSYSIDTELLSYAVDANGDITVPFIGTINVKGLTINEARDKITKSLSAYLNNISVMVRFVSNKVTVLGEVNSPGQHPFFDEKVTVFQALGFAGGTSGFGDLSNVTLVREKDNVIKYYTLDLTKKGIAASEYYYLLPNDVLIINPIKAKYRSLQDYALSTTGTVLTSISAILSIILITNQLSK; this is translated from the coding sequence ATGAAAAACAACAGAAATTATTCTTTGATGTTCCTGTCAACAGGTATTTTATTGCTTGTTACGTCCTGCGTTGACGTGAGCAAATTGAAATACGTTGACGATGCAAGTACCGGTTCAGTAAAAAATGATTACAAGAATGATCGTACGGAAAAAACGATTCAGCCCTATGATTACCTGTATATCAAAATATATAGCCTGGATGAAAAAACAAACAATATTTTTAACGAACGGAGTTATAGCATAGACACAGAACTGTTAAGTTATGCCGTTGATGCAAATGGCGATATTACCGTTCCGTTTATCGGAACCATTAATGTTAAAGGCCTGACAATTAACGAGGCCAGGGACAAAATCACCAAGTCTCTTTCGGCTTACCTGAATAACATATCCGTTATGGTAAGGTTTGTAAGTAACAAAGTAACGGTTCTTGGTGAAGTTAATTCACCGGGGCAACATCCGTTTTTTGATGAGAAAGTCACCGTTTTCCAGGCACTCGGATTTGCTGGTGGCACATCCGGCTTTGGTGATTTATCAAATGTAACTCTTGTAAGAGAAAAAGATAATGTGATCAAATATTATACCCTTGACCTTACAAAGAAAGGAATTGCCGCATCAGAGTATTATTATCTTCTTCCAAATGATGTACTGATTATAAATCCTATAAAAGCCAAATACAGGAGCTTGCAGGATTATGCACTGAGCACAACAGGAACTGTCCTGACTTCAATAAGTGCAATCTTGTCCATTATTCTTATAACAAATCAGCTTAGTAAGTGA
- a CDS encoding polysaccharide biosynthesis tyrosine autokinase has product MKEGQETFSDSLDYKKVLLRLYSFRGTYIFLIAAFLIIALIYNKYSQVRYKNSTTLYLNQNDKPSFMNSSTDMFQNFGLFSQSENIDNEVEVIRSFSLVKKVLTDADFKVTYLAYKNSPVSELLFKTPFIRKTDMYNDSPIEVVIDQSVPQTVGLNFKVTFINESSFTIQAEGEKIPLYNYIDDLVVSFTPTISINQRFNFGDEIKSKYFNFRINKTPQFDKTFTESYNLVFYFNNINTLTLQYQGSLTAEPTTQRSTLIRVSLSGTNEQRVTDFLNNLTSAYLGKSVDRKTKTAMSTVDFIDTQISDISDSLKYAESNLKNFRASQGVMDLSFQGQQVFEQLNKLENERAAIQVQKKYYEYLQSYLSANQEVADIMAPSSMNVVDPVMSGLVTQLLSLGAERASLIRNSSGQQNLYLADVNIRIDNLKQTLKETVKNTLNTLNISLNELNYRMSKASGEISQMPKTELQLRGIERNFKLNDAIYTFLMQKRAEAQIAKASSMPDYEVVDAANVAMCSTVSPKSKLNYAVAFFLALLIPSAFILMKDFLNHKISDVDEIESHSKYPILGKIFHNFHRGKQVVNDHPNSSVTESFRTVRTNFQFFAEGGKRQVLLITSTSSGEGKTFCSINLATVFALNGHRTVLLEFDLRRPKVHQEFDSSNLIGITSFLIDKAIIEDIIVPTHIENLDIISAGPAAPNPAELINSERTGELIDKLKEMYDYIIIDSAPAGIVAETQLLMKLADLNIFVARIDKTIKSAFNYTMRSFENNKLTNVAILINDLNVKRNAYKYGYDNKYYNDDRGGFFAKLLKKKST; this is encoded by the coding sequence ATGAAAGAGGGTCAAGAAACATTTTCAGACAGCCTGGATTATAAAAAAGTTCTTTTGCGATTATATTCATTCAGAGGAACCTATATTTTTCTGATTGCTGCTTTTTTGATTATCGCTTTAATCTATAACAAGTATTCTCAGGTAAGATACAAGAATTCGACCACACTTTACCTGAATCAGAATGATAAGCCGAGTTTCATGAACTCGTCAACCGATATGTTCCAGAATTTCGGATTATTCAGCCAAAGCGAAAATATAGACAACGAGGTCGAAGTGATCCGGTCATTTTCACTTGTAAAGAAAGTGCTGACTGATGCTGATTTCAAAGTAACCTACCTTGCATACAAGAATTCACCTGTTTCCGAACTATTATTCAAGACTCCTTTTATCCGCAAAACGGATATGTACAATGATTCACCCATTGAGGTGGTTATTGACCAGTCGGTTCCTCAGACAGTAGGATTGAATTTCAAGGTAACATTCATTAATGAATCTTCTTTTACGATACAGGCCGAAGGAGAAAAAATTCCGTTATATAATTACATTGATGATCTTGTTGTTTCCTTTACACCGACAATCAGTATTAACCAGCGATTTAATTTCGGTGATGAAATTAAATCCAAGTATTTCAATTTCAGAATCAATAAGACTCCCCAGTTTGATAAGACATTTACTGAAAGTTACAATCTCGTTTTTTACTTTAATAATATCAACACCCTGACTCTCCAATACCAGGGATCGCTTACGGCCGAGCCCACTACCCAGCGATCAACGCTCATCAGAGTATCACTTTCAGGAACCAACGAACAACGGGTAACTGATTTTCTGAACAACCTTACATCGGCTTATCTTGGTAAGAGTGTCGACCGGAAAACGAAAACGGCCATGAGCACTGTCGATTTTATCGATACACAGATTTCCGATATTTCCGATTCATTAAAATATGCCGAATCGAATTTAAAGAACTTCAGAGCGTCACAGGGAGTTATGGACCTGAGTTTCCAGGGACAGCAGGTTTTTGAGCAGTTGAATAAGCTTGAGAATGAGAGAGCTGCTATCCAGGTTCAGAAGAAATATTATGAGTACCTGCAAAGTTATCTTTCGGCCAACCAGGAAGTGGCTGATATTATGGCCCCGTCATCCATGAATGTGGTTGACCCGGTAATGAGCGGCCTGGTTACCCAGTTGCTTTCACTGGGAGCTGAAAGAGCCAGCCTGATCCGCAATTCTTCCGGACAACAGAATCTTTATCTTGCCGATGTGAATATTCGCATCGACAATTTAAAACAGACATTAAAAGAAACTGTAAAAAATACGCTGAATACGCTGAACATTTCCCTGAATGAGCTGAATTACCGTATGTCGAAGGCAAGCGGGGAAATATCACAGATGCCAAAAACTGAACTGCAGTTACGCGGTATAGAGCGTAATTTCAAACTTAATGACGCTATTTATACTTTTCTTATGCAGAAACGCGCGGAAGCGCAGATAGCCAAAGCATCAAGTATGCCCGACTATGAAGTGGTTGATGCGGCCAATGTGGCCATGTGCAGTACGGTATCGCCAAAATCGAAATTGAATTACGCTGTGGCTTTTTTCCTTGCTCTGCTTATACCATCCGCATTTATACTGATGAAGGACTTCCTCAATCATAAGATCAGTGATGTGGATGAAATTGAAAGCCATTCAAAATACCCGATACTCGGTAAAATTTTCCACAATTTCCATCGTGGCAAACAGGTTGTCAATGATCATCCGAATTCTTCTGTCACTGAATCATTCAGAACAGTCAGAACCAACTTCCAGTTCTTCGCTGAAGGCGGAAAAAGGCAGGTACTTCTTATCACTTCCACATCAAGCGGTGAAGGAAAAACTTTCTGCTCCATAAATTTGGCTACCGTATTTGCTCTTAATGGTCACAGGACGGTGCTGCTTGAGTTTGACCTCCGCAGACCAAAAGTTCACCAGGAGTTTGATTCGAGCAACCTGATCGGGATCACTTCCTTCCTGATTGATAAAGCCATTATTGAGGATATCATTGTTCCCACCCACATTGAAAACCTTGACATAATCTCTGCAGGACCGGCTGCTCCGAATCCTGCCGAACTGATTAACTCCGAAAGAACGGGTGAATTGATTGATAAGCTCAAGGAAATGTATGATTACATAATCATTGACTCGGCACCTGCAGGCATCGTGGCTGAAACCCAACTATTGATGAAATTGGCCGATCTCAATATTTTTGTTGCACGAATTGACAAGACGATCAAATCGGCATTCAACTACACCATGAGAAGCTTTGAAAACAATAAGCTTACCAATGTGGCCATATTGATCAATGACCTGAACGTTAAGAGGAATGCGTATAAATACGGCTATGATAATAAATACTATAACGATGACAGGGGAGGCTTCTTTGCAAAACTCCTGAAGAAGAAATCAACTTAA
- a CDS encoding metallophosphoesterase, with protein sequence MRRFVIGDIHGANRALRQCFERSGFDKHKDLLICLGDLCDGWPEVAEVLDSLLEVDNLKLLRGNHDQWMLEWLETGDTPYIWTSQGGDSTILSFKDGISDSQRKLIYNAQLYHIMDNMLFVHGGFNPDKPLELQSSHELLWDRKLVRKALFCGSTEKEDCHLTKFEKVFVGHTPTINFGNPVPIFACEICMLDTGARWPGGVLTMMDIDSEKWYSSDVVTSLYHQ encoded by the coding sequence ATGCGCAGGTTTGTAATTGGGGATATACACGGTGCCAACAGGGCGCTTCGTCAGTGTTTTGAAAGATCAGGGTTCGACAAACATAAAGATCTTTTAATATGCCTTGGCGACCTATGTGATGGTTGGCCTGAAGTAGCAGAAGTTCTTGATTCGCTGCTTGAAGTGGATAATCTTAAGCTCTTACGCGGAAATCATGATCAATGGATGCTTGAGTGGCTTGAAACAGGTGATACACCATACATATGGACCAGCCAGGGCGGGGATTCAACCATACTCAGCTTCAAGGACGGAATATCAGATTCTCAGCGCAAACTGATTTATAACGCACAATTATACCATATCATGGATAATATGCTCTTTGTTCATGGTGGGTTCAATCCCGACAAACCGCTTGAATTGCAAAGCAGCCACGAATTGCTTTGGGACCGGAAACTGGTGAGAAAGGCACTTTTCTGCGGATCAACTGAAAAAGAGGACTGCCATCTTACCAAATTTGAAAAAGTATTCGTTGGACATACACCTACAATTAACTTTGGCAATCCCGTACCGATTTTTGCATGCGAGATTTGTATGCTTGATACAGGTGCTCGTTGGCCGGGCGGAGTGCTCACCATGATGGATATCGACAGCGAAAAGTGGTATTCGAGTGATGTGGTTACAAGCCTGTATCACCAATAA
- the gdhA gene encoding NADP-specific glutamate dehydrogenase gives MADLLNVKVNDFMAKIIARNPGETEFHQAVKEVVESIMPVIDENPKFRHGKILERITEPERIILFRVPWLDDKGEIQINKGYRIEMNSAIGPYKGGLRFHPTVNLGILKFLAFEQVFKNSLTTLPMGGGKGGSDFDPKGKSDNEVMRFCQSFMTELSRHIGQDTDVPAGDIGVGGREIGYMFGQYKRIRNEFTGVLTGKGIEWGGSLIRPEATGYGSVYFAEEMLKARGESIKGKTATVSGSGNVAQYTVEKLIALGAKVLTLSDSSGYIYDPEGITTEKLAWVMDLKNNRRGRIAEYVEKFKGSKYSEGKRPWEVKCDMAFPSATQNEINEQDANMLCKGGCMLVSEGANMPSTPEAVEVFLKERIMYGPGKAANAGGVATSGLEMTQNSMRLPWTREEVDERLHMIMINIHATCVKYGTESDGFINYVKGANIGGFIKVANAMMAQGLV, from the coding sequence ATGGCAGATCTTCTCAATGTAAAAGTAAATGATTTCATGGCAAAAATAATTGCCAGGAACCCCGGGGAAACTGAGTTTCACCAGGCAGTAAAAGAAGTTGTTGAATCCATTATGCCTGTAATCGACGAAAATCCGAAATTCAGGCATGGCAAAATCCTGGAACGTATTACAGAACCTGAACGCATCATCCTTTTCAGGGTTCCCTGGCTTGATGACAAAGGAGAAATCCAGATCAACAAAGGTTACCGCATCGAGATGAACAGCGCTATTGGCCCATACAAAGGCGGCCTTCGGTTCCATCCTACAGTGAACCTGGGTATACTCAAATTTCTTGCATTTGAACAGGTATTTAAAAATAGCCTGACCACTCTACCAATGGGTGGTGGCAAGGGCGGTTCGGATTTTGACCCGAAAGGAAAATCAGATAATGAAGTCATGCGTTTTTGCCAGAGCTTTATGACAGAACTTAGCCGACATATCGGACAGGATACCGATGTACCCGCAGGTGACATTGGCGTTGGCGGACGTGAAATTGGTTATATGTTCGGGCAATACAAGAGAATCAGGAATGAGTTTACAGGCGTTCTTACCGGTAAGGGCATTGAATGGGGCGGAAGCCTTATCAGACCGGAAGCAACAGGTTACGGTTCGGTATATTTTGCCGAGGAAATGCTTAAAGCCCGCGGAGAATCAATTAAGGGAAAAACTGCCACTGTTTCCGGTTCCGGCAATGTAGCCCAGTATACCGTCGAAAAACTGATCGCCCTTGGTGCCAAAGTACTCACTCTTTCCGATTCTTCGGGATATATTTATGACCCTGAGGGTATTACAACCGAAAAACTTGCCTGGGTTATGGATCTGAAAAACAACCGGAGAGGACGAATTGCTGAATATGTTGAGAAATTCAAGGGGTCAAAATATTCTGAAGGCAAGCGCCCGTGGGAAGTTAAATGCGACATGGCATTTCCGAGCGCTACCCAGAATGAAATCAATGAACAGGATGCCAATATGTTATGCAAGGGTGGATGTATGCTGGTTTCCGAAGGTGCCAACATGCCCTCCACACCTGAGGCTGTAGAAGTATTCCTGAAGGAAAGGATTATGTACGGTCCCGGCAAGGCGGCAAATGCCGGTGGCGTAGCCACTTCAGGTCTTGAGATGACACAGAATTCAATGCGACTCCCCTGGACAAGGGAAGAAGTCGATGAAAGACTTCACATGATTATGATAAATATTCATGCCACCTGCGTGAAATACGGAACTGAAAGCGATGGCTTTATTAATTATGTAAAAGGAGCGAATATCGGTGGCTTTATAAAGGTAGCCAACGCCATGATGGCCCAGGGGCTGGTGTAA
- a CDS encoding response regulator transcription factor — translation MAEKIRIGIFDEFRITREGISALLRDHEEIEVALSAEKFEILNELLKSETIHVLILVVHAHHSQFTIHMQQLTDAFPRLRILIISAGNDEESVLTTIKAGAKGFLAKDTSSEELVQAIYTLRSGYDFFSNSITMLLLNKYIKKLKTDEERPDIRSLSSREIEIMKMWGNSFTNKEIADKLFLSVRTVETHKNHIMQKLNLKTSVDLVKFAIRNNIIDL, via the coding sequence ATGGCTGAAAAGATCAGAATTGGCATATTTGATGAATTCCGGATAACCCGTGAAGGAATTTCGGCACTTCTAAGGGATCATGAGGAAATTGAAGTGGCGTTGTCAGCCGAAAAATTTGAGATACTGAATGAATTGCTTAAAAGTGAAACCATTCATGTACTTATATTGGTTGTACATGCCCATCACTCACAGTTCACAATACACATGCAGCAACTCACCGATGCATTTCCGCGACTCAGAATTCTTATTATTTCGGCCGGTAATGATGAAGAATCCGTATTAACAACAATCAAAGCCGGTGCAAAAGGCTTTCTGGCGAAAGACACATCCTCAGAAGAACTGGTTCAGGCTATTTATACGCTCAGGAGCGGCTATGATTTTTTCAGCAATTCAATTACAATGCTGCTCTTAAATAAATACATTAAAAAACTCAAGACAGATGAAGAAAGACCGGATATCCGCAGCCTGAGTTCAAGGGAGATTGAAATTATGAAGATGTGGGGCAACAGTTTTACCAATAAAGAAATAGCGGACAAACTCTTCCTGAGTGTGCGCACGGTTGAAACCCACAAGAATCATATTATGCAGAAACTGAACCTGAAAACTTCCGTTGATCTTGTAAAATTTGCCATCCGCAATAATATTATTGATTTGTAG